The proteins below come from a single Asanoa ferruginea genomic window:
- a CDS encoding PadR family transcriptional regulator: MTRSRRPSPQTVAVLTALAADPSRWRHGYDLGQEIGLKAGSLYPILIRLSDRGLLESSWETEPEQGRPARHLYRLTDTGLALIAEAEAESAAEAAAQPRQAPRPRGAW; encoded by the coding sequence GTGACCAGATCCCGGCGCCCCTCACCGCAGACCGTGGCGGTGCTTACGGCCCTCGCGGCCGACCCGTCCCGATGGCGACACGGCTACGACCTCGGGCAGGAGATCGGCCTCAAGGCCGGCTCGCTCTACCCGATCCTCATCCGCCTCAGCGACCGCGGTCTGCTCGAGTCGAGCTGGGAGACCGAGCCGGAGCAGGGCCGCCCGGCCCGCCACCTCTACCGCTTGACCGACACCGGGCTGGCGCTCATCGCCGAGGCCGAGGCCGAGTCCGCTGCCGAGGCCGCCGCGCAGCCCCGCCAGGCGCCGCGACCGCGGGGTGCGTGGTGA
- a CDS encoding esterase/lipase family protein, with amino-acid sequence MGSRLVVVVPSIANDLTQWAELVDRLKTLDGYGEPDCRWELMSHDAAWFRRGSLRQQASTIAARIHQSWVANGGYDEIVLVGHSVGGLIVRQAYLLALAGEPGERNPWAGKVNRVVLFASLNRGLPARFERRWWLPAAAWFARVLPFTRHWLIHDVLRGSAFITNLRITWVREINGLAHPPNLVQFLGSEDGLVTGDDSSDVRQFPTGRQQIIPDATHGNLIRLSVAPAPDERFRLIATAFTEPLREDPVPEIGDAGKTVVIALHGIRAGNTTWVRDVEDEIGSRNSDVEVVGASYGRFSAGKFALPVTRRRFLGWLEDTYAERLALNPKATFHFIGHSNGTYLLGHSLQKIPGMRFERVLLAGSVLPVGYDWRGRREAGQVRRIRNDRAARDIPVGVLCAGLRGLGMRDVGTAGVDGFHEWDDDAKSEVYYYPGGHSDALNAGNLPRLVTFVLDGTVLKQDALPRTPSAGFAFLSRAAPTLARLLVILGAAAIAAFVALGPWSWPIHLALVAAILLAGFLVLDLI; translated from the coding sequence ATGGGTTCGCGTCTCGTCGTTGTGGTTCCGTCGATCGCCAACGACCTGACGCAGTGGGCCGAGTTGGTCGACCGGCTCAAGACGCTCGACGGCTATGGCGAGCCCGACTGCCGTTGGGAGCTGATGTCACACGACGCGGCCTGGTTCCGGCGGGGTTCGCTCCGGCAGCAGGCGTCCACCATCGCCGCGCGGATACACCAGAGCTGGGTGGCCAACGGCGGCTATGACGAGATCGTCCTGGTCGGCCACAGCGTCGGTGGGCTGATCGTGCGGCAGGCCTACCTGCTCGCGCTGGCCGGCGAGCCGGGCGAGCGCAACCCCTGGGCCGGCAAGGTCAACCGGGTCGTGCTCTTCGCCAGCCTCAACCGCGGGCTGCCCGCGCGGTTCGAGCGGCGGTGGTGGCTGCCGGCCGCGGCCTGGTTCGCCCGGGTGCTGCCGTTCACCCGGCACTGGCTGATCCACGACGTGCTCCGCGGTTCGGCCTTCATCACCAACCTGCGGATCACCTGGGTCCGCGAGATCAACGGGCTCGCTCACCCACCCAATCTGGTGCAGTTTCTCGGCAGCGAAGACGGGCTGGTCACCGGGGATGACAGCAGCGACGTCCGTCAGTTCCCGACCGGCCGTCAGCAGATCATCCCGGACGCCACCCACGGCAACCTGATCCGGTTGAGCGTGGCCCCCGCGCCCGACGAGCGGTTCCGGCTGATCGCCACCGCGTTCACCGAGCCCTTGCGGGAAGACCCGGTGCCGGAGATCGGTGACGCCGGCAAGACGGTCGTGATCGCGCTGCATGGGATCCGGGCGGGCAACACCACGTGGGTACGCGACGTCGAAGACGAGATCGGCTCGCGGAACAGCGACGTCGAGGTGGTGGGTGCGAGCTACGGACGGTTCTCAGCGGGCAAGTTCGCGCTGCCGGTGACCCGCCGCCGCTTCCTGGGCTGGCTCGAGGACACCTACGCTGAGCGGTTGGCGCTCAACCCCAAGGCGACGTTCCATTTCATCGGCCACAGCAACGGCACCTATTTGCTCGGCCACAGCCTCCAGAAGATTCCCGGAATGCGGTTCGAACGGGTGTTGCTGGCCGGGAGCGTGCTTCCGGTCGGTTACGACTGGCGCGGGCGCCGGGAGGCCGGCCAGGTGCGGCGGATCCGGAATGACCGGGCCGCCCGGGACATCCCGGTCGGCGTGCTCTGCGCCGGGCTGCGCGGCCTCGGCATGCGCGACGTCGGCACGGCTGGGGTCGACGGCTTCCACGAGTGGGACGACGACGCCAAGAGCGAGGTCTACTACTACCCCGGTGGGCACAGCGACGCGCTCAACGCCGGCAACCTGCCGCGGCTGGTCACGTTCGTGCTCGACGGGACGGTGCTCAAGCAGGACGCGCTCCCGCGTACCCCATCAGCGGGTTTCGCGTTCTTGTCCCGGGCGGCACCGACGCTCGCGCGCCTACTGGTCATTCTGGGCGCCGCGGCCATCGCCGCCTTCGTGGCGCTCGGGCCCTGGTCGTGGCCGATCCACCTCGCGCTGGTCGCCGCGATCCTGCTCGCGGGGTTTCTGGTGCTCGATCTGATCTGA
- a CDS encoding fascin domain-containing protein, with protein MRLNRKFAALLAALVATGGAVAIASPAAAAAKPTITGTAVCDEANASFTVNWTVTNDTETAVAIKDVVLAPVAPANTLTGIAAGDILPPASEGPLTATATVHSYGAGRTVLAIRLVGTVTTLYSGVVLLPTCGDPVMPTVNFQSRCDDLLVSVAMPAGGYAAPIDVTGGGPLQTVVVEPGAPARSLALKPTSVSLGILGFTWTASGRWEYPASCLPPSTGVFQLFARSNYRYVHPDNRGWAITEGTDPRSPEARFEFYDAGGGDVAIRSVWKNQFLTYAGDGIALEFRTVSTVGDAQRFRLIANTDGTVSLRAKNGRYVVAEPGQALYPIGTAIGSQEKFSRYADGTGPGAFSALGRFVTAESAGAKPLIANRQAIGHWEYFQVQDLGNGDVALKSLVNGKYVCAESAGKKELIANRTAVGPWETFKLVKNPNGSVSFRAKINGRYVTAESAGKKPLIANRTAIGPWEMFYL; from the coding sequence GTGCGTCTGAACCGGAAGTTCGCCGCCCTGCTTGCCGCCCTCGTCGCGACCGGCGGTGCCGTCGCCATTGCCTCACCCGCGGCAGCGGCCGCCAAGCCGACGATCACCGGCACCGCCGTGTGCGACGAAGCGAACGCCAGCTTCACCGTCAACTGGACGGTCACCAACGACACCGAAACCGCCGTGGCCATCAAGGACGTGGTCCTCGCGCCGGTGGCGCCGGCCAACACGTTGACCGGCATCGCGGCCGGCGACATCCTGCCGCCGGCGTCGGAAGGGCCACTGACGGCGACCGCGACCGTGCACAGCTACGGCGCGGGCCGCACGGTGCTCGCGATCAGGCTCGTGGGCACGGTAACCACCCTCTACAGCGGCGTCGTTTTGTTGCCCACCTGCGGCGACCCGGTCATGCCGACCGTCAACTTCCAGTCGCGCTGCGACGACCTGCTGGTCAGCGTCGCGATGCCGGCCGGCGGCTATGCCGCACCGATCGACGTCACCGGCGGCGGCCCGCTCCAGACCGTGGTGGTCGAGCCCGGTGCCCCCGCGCGGTCCTTGGCGCTCAAGCCGACGTCCGTGTCGCTCGGCATCCTCGGCTTCACCTGGACCGCATCGGGTCGGTGGGAGTATCCGGCGTCCTGCCTGCCGCCGTCGACGGGCGTCTTCCAGCTCTTCGCACGCTCCAACTACCGCTATGTCCACCCCGACAACCGAGGTTGGGCAATCACGGAAGGCACCGACCCGCGGTCGCCGGAGGCTCGCTTCGAGTTCTACGACGCCGGTGGTGGCGACGTGGCGATCCGCTCGGTCTGGAAGAACCAGTTCCTCACCTACGCCGGCGACGGCATCGCCCTGGAGTTCCGAACGGTCAGCACCGTGGGCGACGCGCAGCGGTTCCGGCTCATCGCCAACACCGACGGGACGGTCAGCCTGCGCGCCAAGAACGGCAGGTACGTCGTCGCAGAGCCCGGCCAGGCGCTGTATCCCATCGGGACGGCGATTGGGTCGCAGGAGAAGTTCAGCCGCTATGCGGACGGCACCGGCCCCGGTGCGTTCAGCGCACTCGGTCGCTTCGTGACGGCCGAGTCCGCCGGCGCCAAGCCGCTGATCGCCAACCGTCAGGCGATCGGCCATTGGGAGTATTTCCAGGTGCAGGACCTCGGCAACGGCGACGTGGCCCTCAAGTCATTGGTCAACGGCAAGTACGTGTGCGCCGAGTCGGCCGGGAAGAAGGAGCTGATCGCCAACCGGACGGCCGTTGGGCCCTGGGAGACGTTCAAGCTCGTCAAGAACCCCAACGGTTCGGTCAGCTTCCGGGCGAAAATCAACGGTCGTTACGTCACCGCGGAGTCCGCCGGCAAGAAGCCGCTGATCGCGAACCGCACTGCGATCGGGCCGTGGGAGATGTTCTACCTGTGA
- a CDS encoding DUF5996 family protein, whose translation MADSQVGRAGWPILQVADWQPTRDTVQLWTQIVGKTRLALAPPLNHWWGVALYVTGRGLTTSLMPYRGIGVEVSFDFVAHALDIRLTTGAHRRMTLAPRSVADFYREYRAHLAALGVDVDIVPRPVEIPDVVAFDRDTVHDSYDAQAMHAFWSSLVSADRVFNSFRAEFRGKASPVHFFWGGFDLAVTRFSGRPAPRHPGGIPNCPDRVMWEAYSDEVSSAGYWPGGADEGVFYSYAYPEPPGYREQPAGPGAYFDADLGEYVLPYAEVRAAADPDAMLLDFLRHTYTAAATTGDWPHGRKEPG comes from the coding sequence GTGGCGGATTCCCAGGTCGGGCGCGCCGGTTGGCCGATTCTCCAGGTGGCGGACTGGCAACCGACGCGCGACACGGTCCAACTCTGGACGCAGATCGTCGGCAAGACCCGGCTCGCCCTCGCCCCGCCGCTCAACCACTGGTGGGGTGTCGCGCTCTATGTGACCGGCCGCGGCCTGACCACCTCGCTGATGCCCTATCGCGGCATCGGGGTCGAGGTCAGCTTCGACTTCGTCGCGCACGCGCTCGACATCCGACTCACCACCGGCGCCCATCGCCGGATGACGCTCGCCCCGCGCAGCGTCGCCGACTTCTACCGCGAATACCGCGCGCACCTGGCCGCCCTGGGCGTCGACGTCGACATCGTGCCGCGGCCGGTGGAGATCCCCGACGTGGTGGCGTTCGACCGCGACACGGTCCACGACTCCTACGACGCCCAGGCGATGCACGCGTTCTGGTCGTCGCTGGTGTCGGCCGACCGTGTGTTCAACAGCTTCCGGGCCGAGTTCCGCGGCAAGGCCAGCCCGGTGCACTTCTTCTGGGGCGGCTTCGACCTGGCGGTGACCCGCTTCTCGGGCCGCCCGGCACCGCGGCATCCGGGTGGCATCCCCAACTGCCCGGACCGGGTGATGTGGGAGGCCTACAGCGACGAGGTGTCCAGCGCCGGCTACTGGCCGGGAGGAGCCGACGAGGGCGTCTTCTACTCGTACGCCTACCCCGAACCGCCCGGCTATCGCGAGCAGCCCGCCGGCCCGGGGGCCTATTTCGACGCGGACCTCGGCGAGTACGTGTTGCCCTACGCCGAAGTCCGCGCGGCCGCCGACCCCGACGCGATGTTGCTGGACTTCCTGCGCCACACCTACACGGCCGCCGCCACGACGGGCGATTGGCCCCATGGACGGAAGGAGCCGGGATGA
- a CDS encoding 5,10-methylenetetrahydrofolate reductase, with protein sequence MDQVSDNPLAAALAAGDEVLLLGLTPPRESVSAAEAARIAEVTLSRLAGVELDGLVLYDIDDEGDRNPDQRPFPYLPTMDPAAYHAGQLAAWRLPVVIYRCVGKYPAADFSRWLGAVDTDQVLTVFVGPSSSSKPVQTRLGEAHALRDQLQPALTLGGVTITERYTRRGDEHLRMLAKQDRGSSFFISQVVYHVDATKSLLSDYFYACAERGVRPRPVLFTLSVCGSVKTLAFLRWLGVDIPRWLENSLSRSADPLTESYEQCVANARELAAFCRRLGMPFGFNVESVSIRKAEIDASIQLAKEVRTLLR encoded by the coding sequence GTGGATCAAGTTAGCGACAACCCGCTGGCCGCGGCGTTGGCGGCCGGCGACGAGGTGCTGCTGCTCGGCCTGACGCCGCCGCGGGAGAGCGTCTCCGCGGCCGAGGCGGCCCGGATCGCCGAAGTGACGCTGAGCCGCCTGGCCGGGGTCGAGCTCGACGGCCTGGTGCTCTACGACATCGACGACGAGGGCGACCGCAACCCCGACCAGCGACCGTTCCCCTACCTGCCGACGATGGATCCCGCCGCCTATCACGCCGGCCAGCTCGCGGCCTGGCGGTTGCCGGTGGTGATCTACCGGTGCGTCGGCAAATACCCCGCCGCCGACTTCTCGCGCTGGCTCGGTGCGGTCGACACCGACCAGGTGCTGACGGTGTTCGTCGGGCCGTCGTCGTCGAGCAAGCCGGTGCAGACCCGGCTCGGCGAGGCGCACGCGCTGCGCGACCAGCTCCAGCCCGCGCTAACCCTTGGTGGCGTCACTATCACTGAGCGCTACACCCGGCGGGGCGACGAGCACCTGCGGATGCTGGCCAAGCAAGACCGCGGGAGTTCGTTTTTCATCTCGCAGGTCGTCTACCACGTCGATGCGACCAAGAGCCTGCTGTCCGACTACTTCTACGCTTGCGCCGAACGCGGCGTGCGGCCGCGTCCGGTGCTCTTCACGCTGTCGGTCTGCGGATCGGTCAAGACGCTGGCGTTCCTGCGCTGGCTGGGCGTCGACATCCCGCGCTGGCTGGAAAACTCGCTGAGCCGCTCGGCGGACCCGTTGACCGAGTCCTACGAGCAGTGCGTCGCCAACGCCCGCGAACTGGCCGCCTTCTGCCGCCGGCTGGGGATGCCGTTCGGCTTCAACGTCGAGAGCGTGTCGATCCGCAAGGCGGAGATCGACGCCTCGATCCAGCTCGCCAAGGAGGTCCGGACCCTGCTCCGCTGA
- a CDS encoding fascin domain-containing protein, with the protein MHLNRKLAAVVAALLGTVGVGVVASPANAAIKPVIAGTAICDEDSSSWVVTWTVTNPTETPVAIRQVFAVPVAPVTTFTGIAVGDVLPPASEGSLTGTTVVHSYLPKVASFLAIGLADSTLSTRAQVNLPTVCGTPVKPTVTFESRCDDLLVSVAMPANGYTVPIEVWGTDAMESSFVAEPGAAVRSVPVPSDKAASVKVNIGGVGTVAQSKWAYPASCLPPSAGTFQLFAQANYRYVEADQLDVAASALATSSFGTRFEFRDVGSGDVAIRSVDDSRFLTVAAGDGSVNLGPVRVLGVAEKFRVVGNADGTTSLRSELNGKFVTAERAGQEPLVANRTAIGPWEKFSRYAPNAGPRPIDALINDNYVTAESAGKKPLIANRATAGLWEFFFVQDLGNGEVSLKSLVNGKYVCADHAGKDPLIANRTAVGPWETFKVVKNADGSVSFQSKVNGRYVTAESAGKKPLIANRTAIGPWEKFYTFG; encoded by the coding sequence GTGCACCTCAATCGCAAGCTCGCCGCGGTCGTCGCCGCGCTGCTCGGAACCGTCGGCGTTGGCGTCGTCGCCTCGCCCGCGAACGCCGCCATCAAACCGGTCATCGCGGGCACCGCAATCTGTGACGAAGACTCCAGCAGCTGGGTCGTGACCTGGACGGTCACGAACCCCACCGAGACGCCGGTCGCGATCCGGCAGGTCTTCGCCGTCCCGGTCGCGCCGGTCACGACGTTCACCGGCATCGCGGTCGGCGACGTCCTGCCGCCGGCGTCGGAGGGCTCGCTCACCGGGACCACCGTGGTGCACAGCTATCTGCCAAAGGTCGCGTCGTTCCTCGCCATCGGCCTGGCGGATTCGACGTTGAGCACCCGGGCGCAGGTGAATCTGCCCACCGTTTGCGGCACGCCGGTCAAGCCCACCGTCACCTTCGAGTCGCGGTGTGACGACCTGCTGGTCAGCGTCGCGATGCCGGCGAACGGCTACACCGTCCCGATCGAAGTGTGGGGCACTGACGCCATGGAGAGCAGCTTCGTGGCCGAACCAGGCGCCGCTGTGCGGTCGGTGCCGGTGCCGTCCGACAAGGCGGCGTCCGTGAAAGTCAACATTGGCGGCGTTGGCACGGTGGCGCAGAGCAAGTGGGCGTATCCGGCGTCCTGCCTGCCACCGTCGGCTGGCACCTTCCAGCTCTTCGCACAGGCCAACTACCGCTACGTGGAGGCCGACCAGCTTGACGTCGCCGCGAGCGCGTTGGCCACCAGCAGCTTCGGCACCCGTTTCGAGTTTCGCGACGTGGGATCCGGCGATGTCGCTATCCGTTCGGTCGACGACAGCCGCTTCCTGACCGTCGCCGCGGGCGATGGCTCGGTGAACCTGGGTCCGGTTCGGGTCCTCGGCGTCGCGGAGAAGTTCCGCGTCGTGGGCAACGCCGACGGCACAACGAGCTTGCGGTCCGAGCTCAACGGCAAGTTTGTGACCGCCGAGCGTGCCGGCCAGGAGCCGCTTGTTGCCAATCGGACCGCGATCGGCCCCTGGGAGAAGTTCAGCCGCTACGCCCCGAACGCGGGCCCTCGCCCGATCGATGCGTTGATCAACGATAACTACGTGACCGCCGAGTCGGCCGGCAAGAAACCGCTGATCGCCAACCGGGCCACAGCAGGGCTGTGGGAGTTCTTCTTCGTGCAGGACCTCGGCAACGGCGAGGTGTCGCTGAAGTCGCTGGTCAACGGCAAATACGTGTGTGCCGACCACGCTGGCAAGGACCCGCTGATCGCCAACCGCACCGCGGTCGGTCCGTGGGAGACCTTCAAGGTCGTCAAGAACGCCGACGGGTCGGTGAGCTTCCAGTCGAAGGTCAATGGTCGCTACGTGACGGCGGAGTCGGCCGGCAAGAAGCCGTTGATCGCCAACCGCACCGCTATCGGCCCGTGGGAGAAGTTCTACACGTTCGGCTGA